A single region of the Streptococcus macedonicus ACA-DC 198 genome encodes:
- the folD gene encoding Methylenetetrahydrofolate dehydrogenase (NADP+)/Methenyltetrahydrofolate cyclohydrolase has translation MATIIDGKALAVKKQTELVEKVEKLKAETGVVPGLVVILVGDNPASQVYVRNKERSAKKAGFLSETVRLSELISEEELIQVIEQYNEDDRFHGILVQLPLPAHINDKRVILAIDPKKDVDGFHPINTGHLWHGRPVMIPCTPAGIMELLREYDIDLEGKTAVIIGRSNIVGKPMAQLLLDKNATVTLAHSRTRHLARVTKQADVLIVAIGQGHFVTKEFVKEGAVVIDVGMNRDDNGKLIGDVKFDEVEPLASFITPVPGGVGPMTITMLMEQTYQSALRSVKT, from the coding sequence ATGGCAACAATTATAGATGGAAAAGCCTTAGCTGTCAAAAAACAGACTGAATTAGTTGAAAAAGTTGAAAAATTAAAAGCTGAGACTGGTGTTGTGCCTGGTTTGGTCGTTATTCTTGTTGGTGATAACCCAGCTAGTCAAGTTTATGTCCGAAATAAAGAACGTTCTGCTAAGAAAGCAGGATTTTTAAGTGAAACTGTTCGCCTTTCAGAATTAATCAGTGAAGAAGAATTGATTCAAGTGATTGAACAATATAACGAAGATGACCGTTTCCATGGTATTTTGGTGCAATTGCCACTTCCTGCACACATTAATGATAAGCGTGTGATTTTAGCAATTGACCCTAAAAAAGACGTAGATGGTTTCCACCCAATCAATACAGGACACCTTTGGCATGGACGTCCTGTCATGATACCGTGTACGCCAGCTGGCATTATGGAATTGCTTCGTGAGTATGACATTGATTTAGAGGGTAAAACAGCTGTCATCATTGGTCGTTCAAATATCGTCGGAAAACCAATGGCGCAGCTATTATTGGACAAAAATGCAACGGTTACCTTGGCGCATTCTCGTACACGTCATTTGGCGCGTGTGACAAAACAAGCTGATGTTTTAATCGTGGCAATCGGTCAAGGACATTTTGTGACCAAAGAATTTGTGAAAGAAGGGGCAGTGGTTATTGATGTCGGTATGAACCGTGATGACAATGGTAAGCTCATTGGAGATGTTAAATTTGACGAAGTTGAACCACTTGCAAGTTTTATAACACCAGTACCTGGTGGTGTTGGTCCAATGACCATTACAATGCTTATGGAACAAACATATCAATCTGCCCTTAGAAGTGTGAAAACATGA
- the yjeF gene encoding YjeF protein, C-terminal domain yields the protein MIIDELLARQVITKRQPHSHKGTYGRVLLIGGFYPYGGAIIMSALATVKSGAGLVTVATERDNIAALHSHLPEAMAFDCDDKELFYENLTKADVVLIGPGLGKNSKAEAVFQMVLEHISEHQILIIDGSALNLLAKVKPITVKTHHLILTPHQKEWERLSGIAISNQTIENTKAALQEFPEKTVLVAKSHQTKIIQGNQVGELTVGGPYQATGGMGDTLCGMIAGSVAQFKDNLFNSVATATYLHSYIADQLSNQAYVVLPTTISAELPRIMKGLSER from the coding sequence ATGATTATTGATGAATTATTGGCGCGTCAAGTGATTACAAAGCGACAGCCACATTCTCACAAAGGAACATACGGTCGTGTTCTTTTAATTGGTGGATTTTACCCTTATGGTGGAGCGATTATCATGAGCGCCTTAGCCACGGTTAAAAGCGGTGCTGGATTAGTGACTGTGGCGACTGAGCGTGACAATATCGCAGCACTTCATAGCCATCTTCCAGAAGCTATGGCTTTTGATTGTGATGATAAGGAGCTATTTTATGAAAATTTGACCAAGGCTGATGTGGTTTTGATTGGTCCTGGTTTAGGGAAAAATAGCAAAGCAGAAGCCGTGTTTCAAATGGTTTTGGAGCATATTTCTGAACACCAGATTTTGATTATTGACGGCTCCGCTTTGAATTTATTGGCAAAAGTTAAGCCAATCACAGTCAAAACGCATCATCTCATATTGACACCGCATCAAAAAGAATGGGAAAGATTATCAGGAATCGCTATTTCGAACCAGACAATCGAAAACACCAAAGCAGCTCTGCAAGAATTTCCAGAAAAGACCGTCTTAGTGGCTAAAAGTCATCAGACTAAAATCATTCAAGGAAATCAAGTCGGCGAGCTAACTGTTGGCGGTCCTTACCAAGCGACAGGTGGTATGGGAGATACGCTTTGTGGCATGATTGCAGGCTCTGTTGCCCAGTTTAAAGATAATCTCTTTAACAGTGTTGCCACAGCAACGTACCTACATTCCTACATCGCTGACCAACTCAGCAACCAAGCCTATGTCGTTTTACCAACGACAATTAGCGCAGAACTCCCCCGTATCATGAAAGGACTCTCGGAGAGATAA
- a CDS encoding Cell wall protein precursor, similar to choline binding protein: MKKSMFGREEQRFGIRKYSVGVASVLIASVLVMGGGQTVSADDVVSADTISTELVTDVQEESENLSAISESNVQADVTTEDENTEAVTSDEADEQAVSQVANENQPEETADVAKEEQVEGSNATETSEARKVESNENEIININVAQASKNVQTNQACVFKESKIPITANSLPNQGYYTYTKQMEVKNTPEATAPVAFYANAGDRIFTTKF; encoded by the coding sequence ATGAAAAAAAGTATGTTTGGTCGTGAGGAGCAACGTTTTGGTATCCGCAAATATAGTGTTGGGGTTGCTTCTGTTTTAATCGCAAGTGTGCTAGTTATGGGAGGAGGGCAAACTGTTTCTGCTGATGATGTGGTGTCAGCGGATACTATTTCAACGGAGCTAGTAACAGACGTTCAAGAAGAAAGTGAGAATCTATCTGCTATTAGTGAATCTAATGTTCAAGCAGATGTCACAACAGAAGATGAAAATACTGAAGCAGTCACTTCTGATGAAGCTGATGAACAAGCCGTTAGTCAAGTAGCAAATGAAAATCAGCCAGAAGAAACTGCTGATGTTGCGAAAGAAGAGCAAGTAGAAGGAAGTAATGCCACTGAGACATCTGAAGCACGTAAGGTTGAATCAAACGAAAATGAGATTATTAATATAAATGTAGCGCAAGCGAGCAAAAATGTTCAAACAAATCAGGCGTGTGTTTTTAAAGAATCAAAAATTCCTATAACAGCTAATAGCCTACCTAATCAAGGCTATTACACTTATACCAAACAGATGGAAGTCAAAAATACACCGGAAGCTACTGCACCAGTTGCTTTTTATGCCAATGCTGGCGACCGCATTTTTACGACCAAGTTTTGA
- a CDS encoding Group B streptococcus secreted protein, giving the protein MTNVSDPEGVKAVKVPVWTDKNDQDDIIWYDGVKQTNGDYKVIVKTAEHKGETGNYNVQLYYLEQSGKIQGIEGKKVTVP; this is encoded by the coding sequence GTGACAAATGTTTCAGATCCTGAAGGTGTAAAAGCGGTAAAAGTTCCAGTCTGGACAGATAAAAATGACCAAGATGATATTATTTGGTATGACGGTGTGAAACAGACTAATGGCGACTACAAAGTTATTGTCAAAACTGCTGAACACAAAGGCGAGACTGGCAATTATAATGTGCAACTCTATTACCTTGAACAAAGTGGGAAAATACAAGGTATCGAGGGTAAAAAGGTTACTGTTCCATAG
- a CDS encoding putative 40K cell wall protein precursor — MQNIPEQVSYTFNEVVEVKNESKMSAPTEFTFEKGFKLGYYDKVLEADNYQWISYVSHGGLRRYVLIN, encoded by the coding sequence GTGCAAAATATTCCAGAACAAGTTTCTTATACCTTTAACGAAGTTGTCGAAGTGAAAAATGAATCTAAAATGTCAGCGCCAACTGAATTTACCTTTGAAAAAGGATTTAAACTTGGTTACTACGATAAGGTTTTAGAAGCTGACAATTACCAATGGATTTCTTATGTTAGTCATGGTGGATTGAGACGTTATGTATTGATTAATTAG
- the xseA gene encoding Exodeoxyribonuclease VII large subunit produces MSDYLSVSSLTKYLKLKFDRDPYLERVYLTGQVSNFRRRPTHQYFSLKDENAVIQATMWAGIFKKLGFELEEGMKVNVVGRVQLYEPSGSYSIIIEKAEPDGIGALAIQFEQLKKKLAESGYFDERHKRQLPQFVKKIGVVTSPSGAVIRDIITTVSRRFPGVEILLFPTKVQGEGASQEVAANIAKANERDDLDLLIIGRGGGSIEDLWAFNEEIVVQAIFESRLPVISSVGHETDTTLADYVADRRAATPTAAAELATPVTKADIISWIAERQNRAYQASLRVIKQKQERLDKLAKSVIFRQPERLYDGYVQKLDRLTTQLTNTMQTQFNQASQRQQLLNQRLLAVDLGSDIRHYQERLEAFQRLLISSMTSQYDSKLARFEKAQDALLSLDTSRIIARGYAMVQKSEEIISSVTDVTVGDQLTVRLKDGQLEVEVKDAK; encoded by the coding sequence ATGTCGGATTATTTAAGTGTCTCGAGTTTGACTAAATACCTTAAATTAAAATTTGATCGTGATCCTTATTTGGAACGGGTTTATTTGACAGGTCAGGTCTCCAATTTTCGTCGTCGTCCAACGCATCAATATTTTTCATTGAAAGATGAAAATGCGGTGATTCAAGCGACGATGTGGGCAGGAATCTTTAAAAAACTTGGTTTTGAGCTGGAAGAAGGCATGAAAGTCAATGTTGTTGGTCGTGTCCAACTTTATGAACCAAGTGGTTCTTATTCGATTATTATTGAAAAAGCTGAGCCAGACGGAATTGGTGCTTTAGCGATTCAGTTTGAACAATTGAAGAAAAAATTAGCAGAATCTGGTTATTTTGATGAGCGACATAAGCGTCAATTACCACAATTTGTTAAGAAAATTGGTGTTGTTACAAGTCCAAGCGGAGCAGTCATTCGTGATATTATCACGACCGTTTCACGACGCTTTCCAGGGGTTGAAATCCTCCTTTTTCCAACAAAAGTTCAAGGTGAAGGTGCTAGTCAGGAAGTGGCTGCAAATATTGCCAAAGCCAATGAGCGAGATGACCTTGACCTTTTGATTATCGGTCGTGGTGGAGGTTCGATTGAGGATCTCTGGGCGTTCAATGAGGAAATCGTTGTTCAAGCTATTTTTGAATCACGTTTGCCAGTTATTTCAAGTGTCGGACATGAAACTGATACGACTTTGGCGGATTATGTGGCTGACCGTAGAGCGGCAACGCCAACAGCAGCCGCTGAATTAGCAACGCCAGTAACGAAAGCTGATATTATTTCTTGGATTGCGGAGCGCCAAAATAGGGCTTATCAAGCTAGTCTGCGCGTGATTAAACAAAAACAAGAACGTTTGGATAAACTCGCAAAATCCGTTATTTTTAGACAACCTGAGCGATTATACGACGGATATGTTCAAAAATTGGACCGCTTGACGACTCAGTTGACGAACACTATGCAAACTCAATTTAATCAGGCTAGTCAACGGCAACAACTGCTAAATCAACGTCTTTTGGCTGTTGACTTAGGAAGTGATATTCGACATTATCAAGAGCGCTTAGAAGCTTTTCAACGCCTTTTAATATCTAGCATGACAAGTCAATATGATAGTAAGTTAGCACGATTTGAAAAGGCACAAGATGCTTTGCTGTCTTTGGATACTAGTCGAATTATTGCCAGAGGCTATGCTATGGTACAAAAAAGCGAAGAAATTATCTCAAGCGTGACAGATGTTACAGTAGGTGACCAATTGACTGTTCGACTAAAAGACGGTCAGCTTGAAGTGGAGGTAAAAGATGCCAAATAA